A window from Drosophila kikkawai strain 14028-0561.14 chromosome 2L, DkikHiC1v2, whole genome shotgun sequence encodes these proteins:
- the LOC108074792 gene encoding C-type lectin 37Db-like, producing MNFIIAVLVLGTLCQNTLAGGNSDLDDIKRRFDRLEDRFYSERVNIVSKMLLQDAPPETEEKTFKNIGLSKSYFYENDKEKMKTWPEAVNYCKQLDAHLASPQNEAEFLRLKYADGIENCCSYWIDISDHVSEGTFLSQTSGLPAPYIDWGWGAPSSSTRDEDCVQLRGGYGHDMYDANCMDKNFYICEKNPEVPFFKRLWKWITELF from the exons ATGAATTTCATTATTGCTGTCCTGGTTCTGGGGACACTCTGCCAAAATACTCTCGCAGGG GGCAATTCAGATTTGGATGACATTAAACGAAGATTTGACAGATTGGAAGATCGATTTTACTCGGAAAGAGTTAACATTGTGAGCAAGATGCTCCTACAGGACGCACCTCCTGAAACAGAAGAAAAGACGTTTAAGAATATCGGCCTCTCGAAGtcttatttttatgaaaatgataaagaaaaaatgaaaacctGGCCGGAGGCTGTGAATTACTGTAAACAACTCGACGCCCATTTGGCGAGTCCCCAAAACGAAGCCGAATTCCTACGTTTAAAGTACGCTGATGGCATCGAAAATTGCTGCAGTTACTGGATTGACATCAGTGATCATGTCAGTGAAGGGACATTTCTTTCCCAGACTTCTGGCCTTCCAGCTCCTTATATTGATTGGGGCTGGGGAGCACCCAGTTCAAGCACTAGAGACGAAGATTGTGTGCAACTGCGTGGTGGCTACGGACACGACATGTATGACGCCAATTGTATGgacaaaaacttttatatttgtGAAAAAAATCCTGAAGTACCTTTCTTTAAGAGGTTGTGGAAGTGGATTACAGAACTTTTTTGA